A portion of the Salarias fasciatus chromosome 15, fSalaFa1.1, whole genome shotgun sequence genome contains these proteins:
- the thbs1b gene encoding thrombospondin-1, producing the protein MKLTGVFLLLMLWTCDSARIAETPEDNSVYDLFELVQVPSTNHGVTLVKGDDPYSPAYKILNPDLIPPVPESSFRDLIDSIHAERGFLLLLNFKQFKRTRGSLLTVEKKDGSGPVFEIVSNGKANTLDIVYSTENKQQVVSIEDVDLATGHWKNITLFVQEDRALLYAGCEEVNNAELDAPIQSILTQETPTSARLRVGKGAVKDRFMGVLQNVRFVFGTTLDAILRNKGCQSSITTDTMILKNLNGSSAIRTEYTGHKTKDLQMVCGFSCEDLVSMFKELKGLGVVVKELSNELRQLTDENKLINNRIGIHSGVCIHNGIVRKNRDEWTVDDCTECTCQNSATVCRKISCPLIPCANATVPDGECCPRCGTPSDYAEDGWSPWSEWTHCSVSCGRGIQQRGRSCDRINNNCEGTSVQTRDCYLQECDKRFKQDGSWSHWSPWSSCSVTCGSGVITRIRLCNSPTPQLGGKDCEGEGRQTEKCQKSPCPINGNWGPWSPWDTCTTTCGGGVQTRKRLCNDPAPKFGGKECVGDAKGTQMCNKKACPIDGCLSNPCFAGAKCTSLPDGSWKCGKCPVGYTGNGIKCKDVDECKEVPDACFEFNGVHRCENTDPGYNCLPCPPRYSGPQPFGRGVEQAAANKQVCTPRNPCLDGSHDCNKNARCNYLGHFAEPMFRCECKPGYAGNGHICGEDTDLDGWPNSDLVCVENATYHCKKDNCPNLPNSGQEDYDKDGIGDACDNDDDNDGIPDDRDNCPFVYNPRQYDYDRDDVGDRCDNCPYNSNPDQTDTDNNGEGDACAVDIDGDGILNEKDNCPYVYNVDQRDTDLDGVGDMCDNCPLEHNPDQLDSDDDRVGDKCDSNQDIDEDGHQNNLDNCPYIPNANQADHDKDGKGDACDHDDDNDGIPDDKDNCRLAFNPDQLDSDGDGRGDACKDDFDQDQVPDIYDVCPENFDISQTDFRKFQMVPLDPKGTSQIDPNWVVRHQGKELVQTVNCDPGIAVGYHEFNAVDFSGTFFINTERDDDYAGFVFGYQSSSRFYVVMWKQITQTYWSNKPTKAQGYSGLSIKVVNSTTGPGEHLRNALWHTGNTPGQVRTLWHDPKNVGWKDFTAYRWHLIHRPRTGLIRVVMYEGKKIMADSGSLYDKTYAGGRLGLFVFSQEMVYFSDLKYECRDV; encoded by the exons ATGAAGCTGACAGGAGTTTTTCTCTTATTGATGCTTTGGACCTGCGACAGTGCCAGAATCGCAG AGACTCCAGAAGACAACAGCGTGTATGACCTGTTCGAGCTGGTCCAAGTCCCCAGTACCAACCACGGGGTCACCCTCGTTAAAGGAGACGACCCATACAGCCCCGCCTACAAGATCCTCAACCCGGACCTGATCCCCCCGGTCCCCGAGAGCTCCTTCAGGGACCTGATCGACTCCATCCACGCCGAGAggggcttcctcctcctgctgaacTTCAAGCAGTTCAAACGGACCAGGGGCAGCCTGCTGACCGTGGAGAAGAAGGACGGCTCCGGACCCGTGTTTGAGATCGTCTCCAACGGCAAAGCGAACACCTTGGACATAGTTTACTCCACCGAGAACAAGCAGCAGGTGGTTTCCATCGAGGATGTGGATCTGGCCACGGGTCACTGGAAGAACATCACCCTGTTCGTGCAGGAGGACCGGGCTCTGCTGTACGCGGGATGTGAGGAGGTGAACAACGCCGAGCTGGACGCGCCGATTCAGAGCATCCTGACGCAGGAGACCCCGACGAGCGCGAGGCTCCGGGTGGGCAAGGGAGCCGTGAAGGACAGGTTTATG GGGGTGCTGCAAAACGTGCGTTTTGTGTTTGGAACTACACTGGATGCCATCCTCCGCAACAAAGGATGCCAGAGCT CAATTACAACTGACACCATGATCCTCAAGAACCTGAACGGCTCCTCTGCCATCAGAACGGAGTACACAGGACATAAGACGAAAG ATCTGCAGATGGTCTGTGGTTTCTCCTGTGAGGATCTGGTCAGCATGTTTAAGGAGCTGAAGGGCCTTGGTGTAGTGGTCAAAGAGCTGTCCAACGAGCTCCGCCAACTG ACGGATGAAAACAAGCTGATTAACAACCGCATTGGCATTCATAGCGGCGTCTGCATCCACAATGGCATCGTGCGTAAGAACAGAGACGAGTGGACCGTGGACGACTGCACCGAGTGCACGTGTCAG AATTCTGCTACCGTGTGCCGCAAGATCTCCTGCCCCCTCATCCCCTGCGCTAATGCTACTGTCCCCGATGGAGAGTGCTGCCCCCGCTGTGGAACGC cGAGCGACTATGCAGAGGACGGCTGGTCGCCGTGGTCTGAATGGACCCATTGTTCCGTGTCATGTGGGCGGGGCATCCAGCAGCGTGGGCGCTCCTGTGACCGTATCAATAACAACTGCGAGGGCACCTCTGTGCAGACTCGCGATTGCTACCTTCAAGAGTGTGACAAGCGCT TCAAGCAGGATGGCAGCTGGAGCCACTGGTCGCCCTGGTCGTCCTGCTCAGTCACCTGCGGATCTGGAGTCATCACCCGGATCCGCCTCTGCaactcccccaccccccagctgGGTGGCAAGGACTGCGAGGGAGAGGGCCGCCAAACCGAGAAGTGTCAGAAGTCTCCATGTCCCA taAATGGCAACTGGGGACCCTGGTCGCCGTGGGATACGTGCACTACCACCTGCGGAGGTGGTGTCCAGACTCGTAAACGTCTGTGCAACGACCCTGCGCCGAAGTTCGGGGGAAAAGAGTGCGTTGGCGATGCCAAGGGCACCCAGATGTGCAACAAGAAAGCCTGCCCCATCG ATGGGTGCTTGTCCAACCCCTGCTTTGCTGGAGCGAAATGCACCAGTCTCCCTGATGGTTCctggaaatgtggaaaatgcCCCGTTGGCTACACCGGCAACGGTATCAAATGTAAAGATGTTGACGAG TGCAAGGAAGTTCCAGATGCTTGCTTTGAGTTTAATGGTGTGCATCGCTGCGAGAACACAGACCCCGGATACAACTGTTTGCCATGTCCTCCTCGGTACTCAGGACCCCAGCCATTTGGCCGAGGCGTGGAACAGGCTGCTGCTAATAAACAG GTGTGCACGCCCCGTAATCCCTGCCTTGATGGAAGCCACGACTGCAACAAAAATGCCCGCTGCAACTACCTTGGACACTTCGCTGAGCCCATGTTCCGCTGCGAGTGCAAACCCGGCTACGCTGGCAACGGACACATCTGTGGAGAGGACACGGATCTGGACGGATGGCCCAATTCTGACTTGGTTTGTGTGGAAAATGCCACCTACCACTGCAAAAAG GATAACTGCCCCAATCTTCCTAATTCAGGACAAGAAGATTATGACAAAGATGGCATTGGCGATGCCTGTGACAATGATGACGACAATGATGGCATTCCTGATGACAGG GACAACTGTCCGTTCGTGTATAACCCGAGGCAGTACGACTACGACCGCGATGACGTGGGCGACCGTTGTGATAACTGCCCCTACAACAGTAACCCTGATCAGACTGACACGGACAACAACGGCGAGGGCGATGCCTGTGCTGTGGACATTGATGGAGATG GCATTCTCAATGAAAAGGACAACTGTCCATACGTCTACAACGTCGACCAGAGAGACACAGATCTGGACGGAGTTGGAGACATGTGTGATAACTGCCCTCTGGAACATAATCCCGATcag CTGGACTCAGATGACGATCGCGTCGGCGACAAATGCGACAGCAACCAGGACATCGACGAGGACGGCCACCAGAACAACCTGGACAACTGCCCGTACATTCCCAATGCCAACCAAGCCGACCACGACAAGGATGGCAAGGGAGATGCCTGTGACCATGACGACGACAACGACGGCATCCCCGACGACAAAGACAACTGCAGACTGGCCTTTAACCCTGACCAGCTGGACTCTGACG GTGATGGCCGTGGAGATGCTTGCAAAGACGATTTTGATCAGGACCAAGTGCCTGACATCTACGACGTGTGTCCAGAGAACTTTGACATCAGTCAGACAGATTTCCGCAAGTTCCAAATGGTTCCTCTGGATCCAAAAGGCACCTCTCAGATTGACCCGAACTGGGTTGTTCGCCATCAGGGCAAAGAACTGGTCCAAACCGTTAACTGTGACCCTGGCATTGCAGTTG GTTACCATGAGTTCAATGCAGTGGACTTCAGTGGAACTTTCTTCATCAACACTGAAAGGGACGACGACTACGCTGGATTTGTGTTTGGATACCAGTCGAGCTCCAGGTTTTACGTCGTCATGTGGAAGCAGATCACACAGACCTACTGGTCAAACAAACCCACCAAGGCCCAGGGCTACTCTGGCCTGTCCATCAAAGTGGTCAACTCCACCACCGGGCCAGGAGAACACCTCAGAAATGCCCTCTGGCACACAGGCAACACCCCTGGACAG GTCCGCACCCTCTGGCATGACCCAAAGAATGTTGGATGGAAAGATTTCACTGCTTACAGGTGGCACCTGATCCACAGGCCAAGAACAGGACTTATTCG AGTCGTGATGTATGAGGGTAAGAAGATCATGGCAGACTCTGGTAGTCTCTACGACAAGACATACGCTGGAGGCAGGCTAGGTCTTTTCGTCTTCTCGCAAGAGATGGTATACTTCTCAGACCTCAAGTATGAATGCAGAG ACGTGTAA